In Salvelinus alpinus chromosome 19, SLU_Salpinus.1, whole genome shotgun sequence, the genomic stretch CTACAACGACTATGTGGATCAGAGACTGGCGGGCATGACGCTTCTGGCTATCTACATCTCCAACGTGCTTTTCTGCGCTCTACCTAGCATGGGTCTGGGACAAGTCAAAAAGCAGTACCCACAAACCTGGTGCTTCATAGAGTGGCGGAGCAACGTTAGTACTGATGCCGCCTTTTCATATATGTACGCGGGGTTCAGTTCGATTCTAATTCTAGCCACAGTGATCTGTAACGTTCTGGTATGCGGTGCTCTGATTCGAATGCACAGGCGGTTTGTTCGGAAGATGTCATTGTGGACAGACCCCGGACGAAACACAGACCGGAGAAGGAGACGCAGCTTCGGGCATCTGGCCGGCGCAGAGATCCAGATGGTGATTGTACTCATATGCACCTCAGCGGTGGTGCTTATATGCTCCATTCCACTTGTTGTAAGTTTCTCTTCTCACTTTGTGAAccattttatttatatttcctATTCGCAGAAAGACCATTTAAAAACTTTATGCGCACGATTTAAATGTACGCACGAGTTGATATTTTACGCACATTGTGAATGTAAGTTAGAGTCCGTTGTTTTCTCATAGTTTATGTACATAGTAGTGTAATACGTgttctgagtgtacaaaacaataggaacacctgatctttccatgacatagactgggccagcatccctgtggaatgctttcgacaccttgtagaattaatgcctcgacgaattgaggctgttctgatgacaaagggggtgcaactcaatattaggaaggtgttcctaatgttcgtACACTctgtgtacactgagtgtacaaaacattaaggacaccttcctaatattgaattgcaccccctttgtcatcagaacagcctcaattcgtcgaggcattaattctacaaggtgtcgaaagcattccacagggatgctggcccatgttgacttcaagttggctgaatgtcctttggttggtggaccattcttgatacacacgggaaactgttgagcatgaaaaacccatcagcattgcagttctttacacagaccggtgcacctggcacctactaccataccccgttcaaaggcatttaaatattgtgtcttgcccattcaccctctgaatgacacacatacacaatccatgtctcaattgtctcaaggcttaaaaatcctttaacctgtctcctccccttcatctacaaattgtataactgccttaattttgctgagCCCCAagaaggcagcagctaatggggatccataataaatacaaatacaactctacactgattgaagtgacatcaataaagcatcatagctttcacctggattcatctggtcagtctgtcatggaaagatcaggtgttcctaatgttttgcacactcaTTTTATTCTGCTTTGTGTACTAGCACTGACTTAGCTGATAAAtactttgttgagggaaaatgtacttgataagatatgtgatatgttgttgtctcacctagctatctgaagatgaatgcactaattgtaagtcgctTTGGTTAAGAGTGTCTTCTAAATGACTGAAAAGTCAAATATCACACACGgtcgcacacacacatgcgcgccaCACAAATAAGCATCATtagttgtgtgtggtgtgttagttGTGTATGTTTTTACTGTGTGCCACACCTGGTGTTCCCCTTGGGCAGAATTCAATCAGATTAAATTCAATTTCTCTTGGAGATGTAGGTGTCAAAAAGCTGTATAAAAACATAAGCATCAATGTCAATTAAATTCAGCAGGGCAAAACAAAATTCCCTTTATTCCCTCTCCTTTGCAGGTGCAAGTGTTTCTGAACCAGATTTATAAGACTCCGGTGGAGCTGAGACTGGAGAAGAACCCAGATCTACGGGCGATCCGCTTCGCCTCATTCAACCCCATCCTGGACCCCTGGATCTACATCCTCCTCCGCAAGGCCGTGCTCCTCAAGCTCATTGAGCAGATCAAGTGTCTGTTCTGTAAGATAGGAGCACGGAGGCAGCAGAGACAGGGAGCACATAACTGCCACTGCATTGATGAACACCAGCTCCACTCCATCATCTCTTCACAAGAGTTCCCGTCCTTGGTGTCCCGCGAACTGAAGGAGGTGTCCAGCACCTCTCAGGTCGTCCTCTACCTTCCTGATGGAAGCTGTCATCACACAGGAGAGCAGGTTGGGCTCCGCAATTCCTCTGTCCAAGACCCCCAAAGTTCTTATTTGTCAGAACAGAGAAGTacagaggatgggaggagagaggtgacaaACCTAACCAGGGACCACTCTGGTGTGGGAGGAAAGACCACTCAGTCATGTGTGAAAGACCAGGCTCTTCATGTGTTGCTAAGTAATGAGACGGTACAGGAGAAATGCATATAGATCTTGTTTATTTGGAATCCCATGAACGGTTACTTCAACAGCTTCTCTAAGACTCCTCATAGTATTGTGAAGTGTCTGTGAGTCAGAGGGATGTCCACACATACATTGACGGCACTGCCTTCAAACTGCCCAAGATGCCTTTTCAGACAGATTCTGCTCTCCTAAGGGACTTATTCGGTTAGCGGAAGTGTTAGTGCCAACAGAAATAGATTGGCTCCCAGGATGACTCATTTGACATCCTCTAAAGACTAGGAATGGCACATTTAGACAATGTTGAAAAGCTTTTGGTAAGCCAGACAGGAGGAAGGACAAACAAGAGAGAGAAGATGTCTGCTCCACTTTGATGTCAAGCTACCTCGACCAGAAACatcaatgtttgtttgtttgtttttcctgTCTTCTCGCACAGGTCAGAGAGCAAGGCTGTAAGAGCAGAGCAGCTTCTCCATGGCCTAAAGGGGCATTGGCTGTACACTGTAGCTAAACAGTTTAAACACTAGCTTCTTTCAATCATTGTGCAAACTGTGAGTTAGTATTTAGAGTATTTAAGCTACAATGATTGAGATGTACAGAATTGTTATTATGATTCATTGAAAGGAATGTAGTATAGGGCCTGTCATTATGTGCCAAACTGCCATGATAACACCAAGGAAAAGTCAGTTCTCACAAAACGATTTGTCTGTAGAAGGTTTGCTGTTCAGAGATACACTTCACTTGACTGTTTTGCATCACATAATAGCTTTAGAGAGTTAATGTATAGTGCAGTATTGTGTGTAATAACATTATCCATGTGTTGTCCTTCAGGTGAGGAGTATGTCAAATTGCGAATTAGAAGGCTTTTTAGAATGCCTTAGTCATGGAATGAGTTGTGCCAACATGCAGGGTAGTTTGCCAAACTCtgtatatgtatttctattacgCTGGTACCAGTTTTTGAACGTTTATCAGATTATCAGTGATTCACCTAAGTATTGTCATTGTCATTATTTAGTGACTTACGcaatcagcctggtctcatataCTAGCATACATAAATCAGGGACACCAGATTAGTGTgacatgttacgtttggtatgattacgtcagacagaaggttactgtcacgttcctgacctgttttctcttgttttgtatgtctttattggtcagggcgtgagtgttgggtgggcagtctatgttttgtatttctatgttgggttttgtgttcggcctggtatgattctcaattagagacaggtgtgtatcgtttgtctctgattgagagtcatactaaggcagccagggtttcactggtgttttgtgggtgtttgtttcctgtgtcagcgtttgggccacacaggactgttgcaggttagtcacgtttgttgttttgttaatttgttagtgtttgttggtttgtcattaaaatcatgaatacctcctactccgcatcttggtccgatccatgctcctcctcgtctgaggaggagaacgacattgacagccgttacagaaacacccaccaaaccaggaccaagcggattggagaaggacggcaagaaccaaagcaatggagagaagaggaatggacttgggaagagatcctagacggtaaaggaccctgggcacagccagtggagtgtcgccgccccaaagcggagctggaggcagcgaaagcagagaggcggcattatgaggcgcttgcaaggcagagtggctggaaacccgagaggctcacccaaaaatttcttgggggggggggctaaaggggagtgtggcgaagccgggttggatacctgagccaactccccgggcttaccgtggagtgagagggcgtcgtactggtcagacaccgtgttatgcggta encodes the following:
- the LOC139545081 gene encoding prostaglandin E2 receptor EP4 subtype-like is translated as MSNNTVTGRTMVPTIPSIMFIFGVVGNVIAIVVLCKSRKEQKETTFYTLVCGLAVTDLLGTLLASPVTIATYVKGSWPGGEPLCQYFGFIMLFFSLAGLSIICAMSVERYLAINHAYFYNDYVDQRLAGMTLLAIYISNVLFCALPSMGLGQVKKQYPQTWCFIEWRSNVSTDAAFSYMYAGFSSILILATVICNVLVCGALIRMHRRFVRKMSLWTDPGRNTDRRRRRSFGHLAGAEIQMVIVLICTSAVVLICSIPLVVQVFLNQIYKTPVELRLEKNPDLRAIRFASFNPILDPWIYILLRKAVLLKLIEQIKCLFCKIGARRQQRQGAHNCHCIDEHQLHSIISSQEFPSLVSRELKEVSSTSQVVLYLPDGSCHHTGEQVGLRNSSVQDPQSSYLSEQRSTEDGRREVTNLTRDHSGVGGKTTQSCVKDQALHVLLSNETVQEKCI